Proteins from a single region of Paramormyrops kingsleyae isolate MSU_618 chromosome 9, PKINGS_0.4, whole genome shotgun sequence:
- the LOC111844356 gene encoding pituitary tumor-transforming gene 1 protein-interacting protein, with translation MQSPISSRVAPSVLLVFLAFVSLVSRGYSYTTVSPPPHKPCIVASTCEQCLENVSCLWCNTNSSCLDYPVRHILPPSSLCQLSQARWGVCWVNFEALIITMAVVGGSILLSITVCCCCCCCCRRGQSGPDRDDERLARRREAIRQKSENRKAERRARHDEIRKKYGLIPDSDHPYSKFEND, from the exons ATGCAGAGTCCGATCAGCTCCCGAGTCGCTCCTTCCGTGTTGCTCGTCTTCCTCGCCTTCGTTTCCCTCGTTTCTCGGGGATATTCCTATACCACCGTCTCCCCACCGCCCCACAAAC CTTGTATTGTTGCTTCCACCTGTGAACAATGCCTAGAAAATGTATCG TGCCTCTGGTGCAACACCAACAGCTCCTGCCTGGATTACCCCGTTCGGCACATTCTCCCCCCTTCGTCTCTGTGCCAGCTGTCCCAGGCACGGTGGGGGGTGTGCTGGG TGAATTTTGAAGCTCTCATCATCACTATGGCTGTTGTCGGGGGGTCCATTCTGCTAAGCATCAccgtgtgctgctgctgctgttgctgctgcaggAGGGGCCAGTCAGG ACCCGACAGAGATGATGAAAGGTTAGCCCGCCGGCGGGAGGCGATCCGGCAGAAGTCCGAGAACAG GAAGGCGGAGAGGAGGGCAAGGCACGACGAAATCCGCAAGAAGTACG
- the sri gene encoding sorcin isoform X1, producing MQNCLLKRCSSCTLRRQGKFLQATVLVIRKYGGAPGAPGFGGFPGQPQDPMMGYFSAVAGQDGQISADELQVCLTQANFSGAYKPFNLETCRLMISMLDRDGSHTMGFNEFKELWNVLYAWKQHFASIDRDQSGSVDPQEMQQAVSSMGYRLSPQAMNGMIKRYSTQGKISFDDYVACSVKLRTLTDLFRKRDQTQQGVATFSYDDFILCTMTT from the exons ATGCAAAACTGCCTTCTAAAACGCTGCTCTTCCTGCACGCTTCGTAGACAGGGT AAATTTTTGCAAGCTACAGTTTTAGTCATCAGAAAG TATGGAGGAGCTCCTGGTGCGCCCGGATTTGGCGGCTTTCCAGGGCAGCCTCAAGACCCGATGATGGGGTATTTCAGCGCTGTTGCCGGCCAG gatggACAAATATCTGCAGATGAGCTCCAGGTGTGTCTCACCCAGGCCAATTTCTCTGGAGCCTACAAAC CATTCAACCTCGAGACCTGTAGGCTGATGATTAGCATGCTGGAT AGAGATGGTTCGCATACGATGGGCTTCAATGAGTTCAAGGAGCTGTGGAATGTTCTTTACGCGTGGAAGCAGCATTTCGCCTCCATCGACCGTGACCAGAGTGGCTCGGTTGACCCACAGGAAATGCAGCAGGCGGTCAGCTCCATGG GTTATAGACTGAGCCCGCAAGCTATGAATGGCATGATCAAAAGATACAGCACTCAGGGGAAGATCTCCTTTGATGATTATGTCGCCTGCAGTGTAAAACTCAGAACTTTGACTG ATTTATTCAGGAAGCGGGACCAGACTCAGCAGGGGGTAGCCACCTTTTCATACGATGAT TTTATCCTTTGCACCATGACTACATAA
- the snrnp48 gene encoding U11/U12 small nuclear ribonucleoprotein 48 kDa protein: MEISEVTQCREKSLQDLTEFTESCRKKLSEIFEALGWSQTLDTDPAEDPMEMCPYDSNHRVPRRSLDRHTASCKLSQMGYSREEQEVMYNPSAFHSKAEIRTISVDKNTQQQVILQARASAPPIRMEGMYSQSDYSADPPDVPLNHTRAMCDLTVADRLALYDHVRAMASQQKDPTPSTSNDDLYVDLVAKLQKGDEQNGPKSHLEVLAEMRDYKRRRQSYRAKNVHITKKSYTEVIREVIEVHSGELARVWQEEMEEEEEEEAKVSRPPSHRRKSEDQRSGSVESGQSRGSTRERHSSQHMHLRNQECSKEHSRGRERSQERSRGRERSQERSRGRERSQERSRGRERSQERSRGRERSQELSRGRERSQERSRGRERSQELSRGRERSQELSRGRERSQERGRGRERSQELSRGRERSQELSRGRERSQELSRGRERSQELSRGRERSQEHSLDRERSQERSRGRERSRERSRDREHSRERQRNKERIRERPRSRDRKSRKKRESRSPDERQRAKKSRK, from the exons ATGGAAATATCAGAAGTCACTCAATGTCGAGAAAAGAGCCTTCAGGATTTGACTGAATTTACGGAGAGCTGCCGAAAAAAGCTTAGCGAGATATTCGAGGCGTTAGGCTGGAGCCAGACGCTTGACACGGATCCTGCTGAG GACCCTATGGAGATGTGTCCGTATGACAGTAACCACCGAGTCCCCAGAAGAAGCCTGGATAGACACACTGCATCCTGTAAGCTCAGTCAGATGGGCTACTCCAGAGAAGAGCAG gAGGTGATGTACAACCCTTCAGCATTTCACAGTAAGGCTGAAATCCGCACCATAAGCGTTG ACAAAAACACCCAGCAACAGGTCATTCTTCAAGCTAGAGCAAGTGCCCCACCCATCAGAATGGAGGGAATGTACAGCCAAA GTGATTATTCTGCAGACCCTCCCGATGTCCCTCTGAACCACACGAGGGCGATGTGTGACCTCACTGTAGCCGACCGGCTGGCGCTCTATGACCACGTAAGAGCGATGGCCAGCCAGCAGAAAGATCCgactccctccaccagcaacgacGACCTTTATGTGGATCTGGTGGCCAAGTTGCAGAAAG GTGATGAGCAGAATGGACCAAAGTCTCACCTGGAGGTTCTAGCTGAGATGAGGGACTACAAGCGGCGTAGGCAGTCGTACCGGGCCAAGAATGTCCACATCACAAAGAAGTCCTACACCGAG GTCATCCGTGAGGTGATAGAGGTCCACTCGGGTGAGCTTGCTAGGGTGTGGCAGGAAGAaatggaggaagaggaagaggaggaggccaAGGTGTCCAGACCCCCTTCTCACAG GAGGAAGTCTGAAGACCAACGGTCAGGCTCAGTCGAGTCAGGCCAGTCCCGTGGCAGCACCCGGGAAAGGCACAGCTCACAACACATGCATCTGCGGAACCAGGAGTGCAGTAAAGAGCACAGCCGGGGCAGGGAGCGTAGTCAAGAGCGCAGCCGGGGCAGGGAGCGTAGTCAAGAGCGCAGCCGGGGCAGGGAGCGTAGTCAAGAGCGCAGCCGGGGCAGGGAGCGTAGTCAAGAGCGCAGCCGGGGCAGGGAGCGTAGTCAAGAGCTCAGCCGGGGCAGGGAGCGTAGTCAAGAGCGCAGCCGTGGCAGGGAGCGTAGTCAAGAGCTCAGCCGGGGCAGGGAGCGTAGTCAAGAGCTCAGCCGTGGCAGGGAGCGTAGTCAAGAACGCGGCCGTGGCAGGGAGCGTAGTCAAGAGCTCAGCCGGGGCAGGGAGCGTAGTCAAGAGCTCAGCCGGGGCAGGGAGCGTAGTCAAGAGCTCAGCCGGGGCAGGGAGCGTAGTCAAGAGCTCAGCCGGGGCAGGGAGCGTAGCCAGGAACACAGCCTGGACAGGGAGCGTAGTCAAGAACGTAGCCGGGGCAGGGAGCGTAGCCGTGAACGCAGTCGGGACAGGGAGCATAGCCGGGAGAGGCAACGGAACAAAGAGCGCATCCGGGAGAGACCCCGCAGCCGGGACAGAAAAAGCAGGAAGAAAAG GGAGTCTCGCTCTCCTGACGAGAGGCAGCGGGCCAAGAAGAGCAGGAAGTGA
- the sri gene encoding sorcin isoform X2 codes for MSYPGYGGAPGGFAGGYGGAPGAPGFGGFPGQPQDPMMGYFSAVAGQDGQISADELQVCLTQANFSGAYKPFNLETCRLMISMLDRDGSHTMGFNEFKELWNVLYAWKQHFASIDRDQSGSVDPQEMQQAVSSMGYRLSPQAMNGMIKRYSTQGKISFDDYVACSVKLRTLTDLFRKRDQTQQGVATFSYDDFILCTMTT; via the exons ATGAGTTATCCAGGATACGGCGGAGCTCCGGGGGGATTCGCTGGAGGT TATGGAGGAGCTCCTGGTGCGCCCGGATTTGGCGGCTTTCCAGGGCAGCCTCAAGACCCGATGATGGGGTATTTCAGCGCTGTTGCCGGCCAG gatggACAAATATCTGCAGATGAGCTCCAGGTGTGTCTCACCCAGGCCAATTTCTCTGGAGCCTACAAAC CATTCAACCTCGAGACCTGTAGGCTGATGATTAGCATGCTGGAT AGAGATGGTTCGCATACGATGGGCTTCAATGAGTTCAAGGAGCTGTGGAATGTTCTTTACGCGTGGAAGCAGCATTTCGCCTCCATCGACCGTGACCAGAGTGGCTCGGTTGACCCACAGGAAATGCAGCAGGCGGTCAGCTCCATGG GTTATAGACTGAGCCCGCAAGCTATGAATGGCATGATCAAAAGATACAGCACTCAGGGGAAGATCTCCTTTGATGATTATGTCGCCTGCAGTGTAAAACTCAGAACTTTGACTG ATTTATTCAGGAAGCGGGACCAGACTCAGCAGGGGGTAGCCACCTTTTCATACGATGAT TTTATCCTTTGCACCATGACTACATAA